A portion of the Gossypium arboreum isolate Shixiya-1 chromosome 8, ASM2569848v2, whole genome shotgun sequence genome contains these proteins:
- the LOC108464785 gene encoding uncharacterized protein LOC108464785 yields the protein MVWAARVAVAILKKLNSKNGLENGGINSTLQKAEPQMVEAVVLASLEKFFKSVLNMPEVERKFRAVVDAALEAHPHCPQLYLYSTANKVVPYSTVPLPLLSNPQQM from the exons GTTTGGGCAGCTCGTGTTGCTGTTGCTATACTGAAGAAACTCAACTCAAAGAATGGATTAGAAAACGGAGGGATCAATTCCACATTACAGAAAGCGGAACCTCAAATGGTTGAAGCTGTAGTGCTAGCTTCCCTGGAAAAGTTCTTTAAATCCGTTCTAAATATGCCGGAAGTGGAAAG AAAGTTTAGAGCGGTGGTTGATGCAGCTTTGGAGGCCCATCCGCACTGTCCGCAGCTATATCTTTATAGCACAGCTAATAAGGTTGTTCCGTATAGCACTGTCCCCCTTCCTCTGCTGTCAAATCCCCAACAGATGTGA